Genomic segment of Mercurialis annua linkage group LG6, ddMerAnnu1.2, whole genome shotgun sequence:
aaatAAGTAAAgattttccttttattttttggtttcgGTTGCCATCAATTGTGTATTCTTACCGTTGGCAGTAGCcacttcatttttatttttttagttccatagaataaattaaataacaaactctttttcatcttttttgtttttttaggtaaatttatCGATGGGACATATCAATTTCACATATATACGAATTAAGAATCAGATATAGATCAACACCGTTAAAAACTGAAGATGAAATTGCTTAAAGATTATATTAGTTTTGTTTTGATACTTTTTATTGTGGTAATtgcctttttttttaaagtttgttgTTCTTTCTCTTCGAGTTTTTAACAATGCGTTGCTAGCCAAGTTGGGTTGGCAACTTCTCACTCGCCCTGACTGCTTCTGGGTTCAAGTCGTGCGAGCTAAATACGGTATCACCTTTGATCCTATTCCTATTAAGCTTCCAGATAGGACTGGATCAGTGATTTGGCGTGGGTTGAGTAAGGTTTGGGACTTAGTCCTGAATGGCATCCAATGGGTTATTCGCGATGGGACCACAACTAGGTTTTGGCTAGATAAATGGTTGGATGATGATCAACCGCTTATCTATCGAACTACTTCTCCTATTCCTTCTGAAATCTTGGAGTGTAAAGTGAGAGACTTTGTTACGGAGGGAAGCTGGAATTGGAACAAGATCTCCAACTGTTTATCTCATCGGGATAGTTTAAAGATTTCAGCTATCCTTCCCCCTTATGAGAGTGCTGGAAAGGATGTAATTATGTGGGTTGGTTCTCCGTCTGGCTCATATACAGTGAAGTCTGGGTATAACATGATGGCAGCCAACACCCATTTCGATAACACAAAACAGTGGAAGATTATTTGGAACTGGCAAGGAGCTGAGCGAATCAGGAACTTTTTGTGGTTGGTAGCCCAAAATCGCCTCCTAACAAATGTGGAGCGGGGTCGCCGTCATCTAACGGATGATGCTACCTGCACTCTTTGTGGGCGGTTTGATGAAACTTGCCTTCATGCTCTGAGAGATTGTTGGTTTGCTAAGCAGATTTGGATCCAGCTGCTGCCTACTAATTGTCATCAGGACTTCTTTGCTCAAAGCTTACTAGTCTGGTTGGAGTCTAACCTGTGTAGCACTCAAGTCTCCAGCCATGACTTAAATTGGAGGTGCATTTTTGGTGTAGCGGTGTGGTGTCTTTGGAAAAAACGCAACAAAGTTGTCTTTGATCACGGGTCTCAAAGTTCTATGCATATTGTTCAAGATATTCTCACTAGAGCTGTTGATTCCGCAAAAACGTACAACATTGATCGTGATTCTTCTGTTCAGCGGTATGAGGTGATTCATGTTGGCTGGCAACCTCCTATGGACGGATGGTACAAATTAAATACTGATGGTTCTTTCATTGCAGCCACTGGATGTGCATCAGCTGGTGGTGCTATCAGAGATCAACTTGGAAGATGGATGGGTGGTTTTGCTTATAACATTGGTGTGTGCTCTATTATGCAAGCAGAGCTTTGGGGGATCCTGAAAGGAATTGAACTAGCCTGGAGTTTGGGGGTTCGAAACTTAATAGTTGAATCTGACAGCCGTTGTGCGGTACAACTCATAAATAATAAAGATGTTTCAGTGGTGATTACTAATTCCCTTGTCTACCAGATAAGAGGTTGGCTTTCCAAGAACTGGAACATCAATGTCCTCCATGCTTTTAGAGAAGCAAATTTTCTTGCTGATCATTTGGCTGCAGTTGCCAGGAGATTTCCTATTGGGTTCCACCACCTTCCTCAGCCTATAGCTGACTGCCCGAGATGGTTGATTCATGACTGTTCTGATGTCGCTTTCCCTCGGTCTGTTATGACCCTGGTTCCTTGAGGCTGTTGCCTCCTCTttattaccaaaaaaaaaaaaaaaaggtttgtttgtctcttttttataaaaagttgacGAGTCTTCTATTAAACAACAAAGAAATAGATTTTTATTGTGGTATAGcagtataattaatttgatttatattttgtaaGACGATTTGTGAACAaggctttatattttattctatgTCAGGTTATTAGTTACGcttatatctttttaaaaaatttatatttgtaacTGCTTGATATTGATGGAAGATTATCTTTTATGTCAGATAAAAAGTAAGAACAAAGGGTTAACGCGCGCCCTAAACTTGTAACACGGGGtcatttaacttaatttatacttttttgagcaatttatcTCAAAACTCATCATTTTTGGTCAAATAatccataattgtatttttaaaacgcgtaaaagacaaatcggaggtgagggatgcaaaaaataataattggatatttccctaattgttacaatataattatcctaaatccattttttgaaattaaaatacaaattatagggttatttgacccaaaaatgaagagttttggggttaattgctcaaaaaagtataaattgggttagatgaccccgtgccacaagttcagggggcgcgtcgACCCTTTGtttaaaaaagtaaagaattcaaatttatacaaaatatataattatataaaatttaaattaaaaaacatttttttgttatatttttgatTGTTTGATTCAGTTGAATTTGAAGTTTTGAAGGTTTGAGAATCTGTGGTTAGCTCTACTTTGAAGCACGACCTCAATCTGTCACCAATTTGGGCAACCCATaacattcttcttcttttatttttttgggtgGATAGACTCTATAAATGTCCGATTTAGGTAATTGAAACTCAGTATAATTTcgattattctaaaaaaaaaaaatagattatgcAGCTGTACGTGGAATTGGTGGCAGCCCACTCTTCATTATCACAAAATGAATAAGATAGCAGGGGCTAAACGGGCCCTCACACCACAATTCTGTTACTTGAAATATCAATGGAGAAGATTTGTTTCGAGGACCTAAatgattgaaaaagaaaaaaatattaagaaatatTAAGTATAGAAGATTGTGGCAGGCAAGAGCAAGTGGCTgctctttcattttttttttttttagaaatggaGTGAGCATTCGGTCGATTTGATCAAAATTGAACTGAAAATCTCCAAATCAAATTAGCCGATCCATCGAATGTTTAAAATCAAACACTGAataactttttaataaaaatcgaaccaaccgaataagaaaagacaaaaaatcaaacggttaaagaagacaaaaattgtaaaagacattgtataaaataataaaaaaaccaaattaattttgtCGATCGATTCggttaaatttaataatttaaatttcaaattgaaccaataaccaatttttttatcaaagaccGAACTCAAATttataacaaaaccaaaccgacTGAATGCCCCCTACATTAAAATGGTAGCCCTAAGCTGATACCATATAATAATATCATAGCACAAGGATAAAGTAATAGAACAAAACTTGAATCAATTATTTTGGTGGCAAATTGACAAAGTGACCTAATGATTTTAGTATACAGACAAAACACCATTATTATCAGAGATGATATATTATTTCTCATTTTTCCCCAGCCAGTAAGgctttttcatatttgattataaatattaaagaaaaatcAGAATTTCAATAGTTTCACtgcatattttgaaataaaaaaacagttttaaatGTAATAACTAATAGTAacagaaaaaaatagaaaaaaaaaaagttagattCAGGgggaataaataaataaacataagttagTTTGACCTGTTTATCAAAAGGTTGGGTGCTTGTAGGAATTCTCCTCTGTTTTTCAGACAAGTAAGTAAACACAGATCCATTAATTTCTAACTTTGAAATTTGTAGATTACTTCAGTTTTGTTCTTCTGTTTAATCTTTCTGGGGTTTTATGTGATATACAGAACCAAGAAATGGCATCAGAACGTAAACTTTACAGTTTTGATGATTTGCTTAAGCATAAGGATAGGGATGATTGCTGGCTTCTAATTCATGGCAAGGTCAGTAGTCAACTCTTGATTTGAATTCAACCATAAAACTAGATCTGCAATTTTCAGTACTAGTAATCCTTTTTAAGAGTTAAATTTTCGGAATAAGTGATCGACCAAtgaattataactcaaatggtataagcgctgctCAGCAAACTGCTAGCTAAGTGCAGTTTGATTAAGTTCTGTTCTTTTGTTGCAGCTTAGAACTTGTTTTGGTCTAGTTCGAGAACTGATATTTTTTGTATGCATACTACTGACTgtttagtttgtttttgttaatcCTAGTCAAACTTCAAGACTAACCCTTTTTTTCAgttcaattgtttttttcagTTCAATTCTATTCAATAATTCTAtctaaaaaacttaaaaaacagATGTATTTGATGAATTTGTACACTAACTAAATATTACTATATTCTTTTACAAGTGAATTTCATAAAAATCTGCCGAATTCAATTGAACCATACAcgcaataaataatttaacagAAACTCGAAACGCGTAGGATTTTCTAGTTCGTTATGTTTGATGTTTTGTTTCTGGGTACCCCTGTCCTGTATTTCACAGGCTGCTTCCCTTGCATTTACAAgttaatattgaaaaataaaggTAGTAACAGAAAGATTTGGAAGTCATTCCGGGGCAGGTGTTTGGATCTATTTTGACATAACCACGAGGGGTCCTTAATCGACCTTTCTGGACGTTGAATAGTGGAAAAATAACTTTTGTGAAGCTATAACCTCATTTTATCTAGAAATTTTCCTAATTGTTCTATATGAGGATTTGTGTTGTTAATTTTGAATTGGTGTATGTATCAGATATATGATGTAACTTCATTTATGGAGGAACATCCCGGAGGAGATGAAGTCTTGCTAGCAGCTACCGGTACATTATGTTCCTCTCTTAGTTACAGCTAAACACTTTGTTGGTTGATTATGTTGTGGGACTTGATCCATTTCATGCTGAAACTTATAACTTTGCAGAGAAAGATGCAACCGATGACTATGAAGATATCGGTCATAGCGAAGAGGCGAAGGAGATGATGGACAAGTACTGCATTGGAGACATGGATATGAAAAGTCTTCCACCTCCGGGATTTGTTAGGTACCGGCCGCCTCAAGATCATCCTAAAGCTCCACAAGGCTCATTCTTGGTTAAGCTCTTGCAACTCTTGTTACCCTTGATCTTTCTTGGTGCTGCATTAGCTTACCGATCCGTCACAAAGAAGGAATAGTATGTGCATTAAAGAATTGGTGCAAAGAAActctcttccttttcttttttcttgatTGAGGCTAATGTACTATGTACGTCTGAAATTGGGTTTCTATTAGGAAGTGATTCTGTTCtgtttctaataaaaaaatggctTCCTTCTAAAATTTTATCACAACTTTAAATGTTTTCAAGAATTGGTATGATAAAGTAGTAAATTGATTATCTCAAGTCCTAGGGCTGTAAATGAAT
This window contains:
- the LOC126653958 gene encoding cytochrome b5-like, which produces MASERKLYSFDDLLKHKDRDDCWLLIHGKIYDVTSFMEEHPGGDEVLLAATEKDATDDYEDIGHSEEAKEMMDKYCIGDMDMKSLPPPGFVRYRPPQDHPKAPQGSFLVKLLQLLLPLIFLGAALAYRSVTKKE